From Mycobacterium colombiense CECT 3035:
AAAAGGTCTGCCTTTACGCCGAACTCACCGACGGCTCCGCCGTCGACCTGCCCGGACTCGTCGAACACCTGCTGGCGCTGGGGGTTTCCAAGGAGCTGCTGCCCGAACGGCTCATCGTGGTCGACGAGTTGCCCCGCTCATCGGGCGGAAAGATAGCCAAAGCCCGGCTGCGCGAGGATATTGGAGCCAGAATAGAGGCCGGTCATGAACGCTCCTGATGCACGCCGCGGCGGGTTGGAAGTCTGGGCGCCGTCGGTGGTTCCCCCCATCGGGGTCGAGCTTTCCCACAAGCAGGCGCTGGCCATCGCCTTCCGTCACCTGGCCGGCATCGGCTTCGCCGAGAACATGGCCGGGCACATCACCTGGCAGCTCGACGGCCAGACCGACATGCTCGTCAACCCGTGGGGGCTGTGGTGGCAGGAGATCACCGCGTCCGATATCTGCGTGGTGGACGGTGACGCGCGCGTGGTCAGCGGCCGCTGGGACGTCACCCCGGCCATCCACATCCACACCGAACTGCACCGGGTGCGCGACGACGCCCGAGTGGTCATCCATAACCACCCCTACTACGCCTGCGTGCTCGCCGCGTTGGGCAGGCTGCCCGAGCTGGTGCACCAGACCGGTTCGCTGTTCCTCGACGACCTGTGCCTGGTCGACACCTACGACGGTGAGATCGACAGCCCCGCGCGCGCCGCGGAACTCGCCGCCCGGATCGGCGGCGCCAACCTGACCATCCTGGCCAACCACGGCGTCATCGTGACCGGCCGCAACCTGCCCGAAGCCGTCTACCGCGCGGCATCCATCGAACGCGTCTGCAAGCTGGCCTACGACGTCCTGCTCACCGGCCGGGACCCGGTGCCCATGAACTGGTCGGACATGGCCGGCATGCAACGGTCGCTGATCGAACGGGCGGCCGACGTGTACTGGGCCGGGGCGGCGCGCATGACGATCAAGGCCGATCCGGACGTGCTGGCTTGAGCCACAAGGAGATTGACGAATGAAATCGATCGACGAGCTGGCCTCCGACCTCAGCTTCACCACGGCGAAGACCGGTGCCCAGCGTTCGGTCACCTTCCTGCCGGATCCGCCGCGGGCACCGCGGCGTTACACGGTGATCTCGGTGGACGATCACATCGTCGAACCCCCGGACACCTTCACCGGGCGCCTGCCCCGCAAGTACGCCGACCGGGCGCCGAGGATCGTCGAGACCGACGACGGGGGACAGACCTGGGTCTACGACGGCAAGGAACTGCCCAATGTCGGATTCAACGCGGTGGTCGGACGGCCGGTGTCGGAGTACGGCTTCGAGCCCGTCCGGTTCGACGAAATGCGCAGGGGCGCATGGGACATCCATGCCCGGGTCAAGGACATGGATCTCAACGGCATCTACGCCTCGCTGAACTTCCCGTCGTTCCTGCCGGGCTTCGCCGGGCAGCGGCTGCAGCAGGTGACCAGCGACCGCGACCTGGCGCTGGCCGCGGTGCGGGCGTGGAACGACTGGCATTTCGACGTGTGGGCGGGGTCGTACCCCGACCGGATCATTCCGTGCCAGTTGCCATGGCTGCTCGATCCCGAACTCGGCGCCGCGATGATCCGCGAGAACGCCGAGCGCGGTTTTCACGCGGTGACGTTCAGCGAGAACCCGGCGATGCTCGGATTGCCCAGCATCCACACCGGGCACTGGGACCCGCTGATGGCGGCCTGCGCCGAGACCGGCACCGTGGTGAACCTGCACATCGGATCGTCGGGGTCGTCGCCGTCCACCACCGCGGACGCGCCACCGGACGTGCAGGGTGTGCTGTTCTTCGCCTACGCCATTTCCGCTGCGGTCGACTGGCTGTACTCCGGGCTGCCCAGCCGATTCCCCGACCTCAAGATCTGCCTGTCCGAAGGCGGAATCGGTTGGGTGGCCGGCCTGCTCGATCGCCTCGACCACATGCTCAGCTATCACGCGATGTACGGCACCTGGCAGGCGCTCGGTGAGCCCTTGACCCCGGCGGAGGTGCTGACCCGCAACTTCTGGTTCTGCGCGGTCGAGGACAAATCCTCCTTCGTCCAGCGCGACCGGATCGGCGTCGACAACATCATGCTGGAAGCCGACTACCCGCACTGCGACTCGACGTGGCCGCACACCCAACAAACGATTCACGAGCAGATCGGCGACCTTCCGGCCGACGTCATCCGAAAATTAAGCTGGGAGAACGCGTCCCGGCTATACCGGCACCCCGTGCCGGCGGCGGTGCAAGAGGACCCCGAGGCGTTCTGACCGGGCTCGCACGCCGCCCGAGCACAACGCGCAAAACTGCGAAAATCGCTCGTTGCGTGGCTTTCGCGCACAAGCGAGTCATGGCCCGCGCCGGTCCGTAACTTCGATCGCAACGAGATGCCGGGACCCCCCTCGGCATCGCCACCGGTCAGGAGTTCGCCGTGTTCATTGAGCCAGAACTGATTACGGGATCGAACGCGTACCGCTCGACCAACGTGACGCCGCCGCTGCGGCTGGAGGCCAAGCGCGACGGCTATGTCGAGCGGACGGTCACCACGAGCGACGGTGTGCGGCTTGCGGTTCGCGACTACGGGTCGGCCGTCGCCCGCGAGCACACGATCGTCCTGCTGCACGGCCTTTGCCTGACCCAGGCGAGTTGGGCCCTGCAGGTTCGCCACCTGCGGCGCCGCTGGGGCAGCAGCGTGCGGATCATCACCTACGACCACCGTGGCCACGGTGAGTCGACGGGCGCCGACATGCGCACCTACCGCATCGACCGGCTGGCCGACGACCTCGCCGAGGTGCTCTCCGCACTGCGCGTCACCGGGCCGCTCACGCTGGCCGGTCACTCCATGGGGGGCATGACCGCGCTGGCCTACCTCGGCCGCCCCGCCGCCGACCGCCCGGTGGACCCGCAGGGTTTGGTCCTGGTCGCCACCGCGGCCGGCCGGCTGGCCGAGCGCGGCCTCGGCCGGCTGCTGAACACGCGCGCCACCGAGATGCTGTTCGAACTCGTCCACCACATTCCCCGCCGCGCCATGGACCGGGCGGTCAGTGGTCTGGTACGCCCGCTGTGCGGCGGCCTGATCAAATTTTCCGGCCCCGATTGGCGGGGCGCGGCCGCACTGACGGTGTCGGCCATTCGCACCACGCCGTTGACCACGGCTGCCGGCTTCCTGCCCAGCTTGAAGCGATACGACGAATACCACGCGCTCGCCACCATCGCCGCCAACACCGTGGTGGTCAGCGGCGGCGCCGACCGGACCACCCCCACCGCGCACGCGCGTGACATGGCGGCGGCCATCCCGGGCGCCACCCACCTGCACCAGCCCGACGCCGGGCACATGCTGCTCGAAGAGCGGCCGCGGTGCGTCAGCGACGCGATCGACCGCGTTGTGGGGCGGCGCGCCCCGGCCTCGCAGGGCGCCGCGAGCTGATGCGCGAAGCGCCGAACCGGTACCGCGCCAAGGGAATTGGAGACGGCATCGGTACAACGTCGCATCCGGTGCCGGACGCAGTTCCGCGGGCCGTGCCATTGGTGTAAATTACGTTTAGTACGTACTGAACGAACTGGAGGCTTATGTTTCCGGAAGAGGCCGAGTTCGTCGACCGCCTCGGGCTGTTCTTCGAGCTGCTGGGTGCGACCCGCACCATGGGGCGGGTCTATGGCTGGCTGCTGATCTGCGAACCGCCGCAGCAGTCGTTGACCGAGCTGGCCGAGGTGTTATCGGTGAGCAAGGCGTCGATCAGCACCGTCGCCCGTCAACTGCTGGACGGCGGCATGGTCGAGCGGCTGCCCAGCTCGAACCGTCAGCACCTCTACCGCGTCAGGCCGGGCGGGTTCACCAGCGTCCTGGAAACGCAGTTGTCACTGATGCGGCTGGGCATCGAACCGGCGGAGTTCGCGCTGTCGGTGCTGGGTGAGGACCGCGCCGAACAGCGTCGGCGCGTCGAGGACTTCCGCGACTTCTGTGAATTCTGCACCCAGGCCTACGGCGATCAGCTCATGCAGATGTGGAACGAGTACCGGAAAAGGAAGAAGCCATGACCACGACGGACAAAGTCGACTTCAGCTCCGTCCCTTGGGGTTCGGTGGAGTGGACCAACCTCGTCACGCTGTACCTGCGGGCGCACGAGAGCCGCACGGCGCGGCCGATTCTGGGGGATCGGGCGGCCGCGGAAGCGGTGGACAGGATCGCGTATGACTTCAAGAGGATCCACCGGATGTCGTGGCCGGGGACCAATCAATACCTGGTCGCGCTGCGGGCCAGGCAGCTCGACGACTGGTGCGCGGATTTCCTTGCCCGGCACCCGGATGCCGTTGTGCTGCACTTGGGTTGCGGCCTGGACGGGCGGGCGTTCCGGTTGGATGTCCCGCCGGCGGTGTCGTGGTTCGACGTCGATCAGCCGGGCGTGATCGGGCTGCGCCGCCGGCTCTACGACGACAGCGACCGGTACCGGATGATCGGCTCGTCGGTGACCGAACTGCAGTGGTTGGATCAGGTCCCGACCGGACGCCCGACCCTGATGATTGCCGAGGGCCTGCTGATGTACCTGCACGAGCACGAGGTTCGCCGGTTGCTGCAGCGCCTGACCGACCAATTCACTTGCGGCGAAATGCATTTCGACACGCTGTCCGCGCTGGCCCCGCTACTGTCCAAGCTCTTCACCAGGGGAATCATCAAGTGGGGCATCCGGGACGTCCGCGAGATCGCGACCTGGAATCCCCGGTTGCGGTTCCTCGAGCAGACGCCCGTGTTGGCCGGCTACAACCGGATCCCCTCGGCCGCGGTGCGGCTGATCTACCGGTTGACCTGGCTGACGGCCGGTCGCCACTACGACGTGCTGAACCGATTCGAGTACTGACCGATCACAGGCCGGACGCCAGCCGGCGCAGAATGTCGGCGGCGGACTCCGCGGTCGCGTGCCGGTATCCGGTGCCCGCCCAGAGGTGGACGTAGTCCGGCTTGCCCGCCGCCGCGGCGGCCTTGCGCAGCGGGCTGGTCAGGTAGTGGATGGCGGGATAGCCCGCCGGAGCCTCGGCTTCATGGGCGTCGATGAACGCGTTGCGCAGGCCCCGGGCCGGGCGGCCGGTGAAGGCGCGGGTCAACACCGTCTCGGTGTAGGCGGGATCGACCAGGGCCGCCTGATGAGTGGCGGAGGCGCCGCTCTCCGTGGCGCGCAACAGTACGGTGCCCACCGCCGCCGCGGTCGCGCCCGCGCGGATCACCTCGGCCACCGCGCCGGGGGTGGCCAGCCCGCCGGTGGCCATCACCGGCAGCGGCACCTTCGCGACGACCTCCTTGACCAGCTCGACGATCGGGACCGGCGTCAACGGCCGGTGTGGCGAGAGGGTGCCGGAATGGCCGCCAGCGTCGGCCGCCTGCACGGCGAGCATGTCGACGCCGGCGTCGTGCGCCCGCGCCGCCTCGTCGGCCGTGGTGACCGTCTGCACCACAACGCTGTTGGCGCGGCGCAGCGCGGCGATCACGTCCCGCGACGGAATGCCGAACGTGAACGACACCATCGGCACCGGGTCGTCGAGCAACAGCGCGATCTTCTCGTCGAACCTGTCGTTGTCCTCGATGGGTTCGGGAGGCAGCGTCAGCCCGAACTGGTCTGCCTCGGCCTGGACGATCGCCGCGTAGGCGCGGTAGCGCTGCGGGTCGACCGGCACCGGATTCGGCGCGAAGACGTTGACCCCGAATGGGATTGACTCGGCACGAACGGCTTTGATCTCGGCCTCGGTGGCCTCGACGGTCTTGTATCCGGCCGCGAGCAGGCCCAGCGCGCCCGCGCGGGTGGCGGCCGACACCATGGCCGGGGTGGTCGGGCCGCCCGACATCGGGGCCGCCACCAGCGGAACGGACATTCCAAACTGCGCCAACATCTCCAGGCCCCTTCCCTGTGCTCCGCGGTAAACCCTGCCTGCCTCGACCCTATCGGCGCCCGGCCGGTGCGGCAGCATCCGCGGCGGGAGCCGACCTGGCAGGATGCTTGACTGTGACGCGCCCCAACTTCCTTGTGATCGTTGCAGACGACCTCGGCTTCTCCGACATCGGCGCGTTCGGCGGCGAGATCGAGACGCCCAACCTCGATCGGCTGGCCCATGCGGGGATCCGGCTCACCGATTTCCACTCGGCACCGGCCTGCTCACCAACCAGGGCGATGTTGTTGACCGGGACCGACCACCACATCGCCGGAATCGGCACCATGCTCGAGGTCGCGTCCCCGGAATTCCGCGGCGCGCCCGGGTACGAGGGCTATCTGAACGACCGGGTGGTCGCGCTGCCCGAACTGTTGCGCGACGCGGGGTACCTGACGCTGATGTCGGGCAAGTGGCACCTGGGCGCCACGATCGAGACGTCGCCGTGGGCGCGCGGTTTCGAGCGCTCGTTCGCCCTGCTGCCGGCCGGCGCCAGTCACTACGGCGGCTCGGGGGCACGCGGATTCTCGCCCGTGCCAACGCTGTACACCGAGGATGACCAGTTTGTCAGCGTCGGCGACGACTTCTATTCGTCGGACTCCTATACCGACACCCTGCTGCGGTATCTGGATGAGCGCGCGCCCGGGGACGACCGGCCCTTCTTCGCCTATCTGCCTTTCCAGGCGCCGCACTGGCCCCTGCAGGCGCCCGACGAATCCGTCGCGAAATATCGGGGTCGCTACGATGCCGGGCCGGACGCGCTGCGCGAGGAGCGGTTGGCCGCGCTCAAGCGGCTCGGACTGTGTCCGCCGGATGTGGTCGCACACCCGGTGGTGGCCGACGGCGCACCGGAGTGGGCCGACATGACCGGCGAGCAGCGCGCGCGCTCGGCCCGCAGCATGGAGGTCTATGCCGGGATGGTCGACCGCATGGACTACAACGTCGGCCGGGTCATCGACTACCTCTCGGCCAGCGGCGAACTCGACAACACCGTCATCATCTTCATGTCCGACAACGGCGCCGAGGGCGCGATCGTGGAGGCGATGCCGCTGCGCGGTCCGCAGATCGTCGCGCAGATCGAAAAGCATTGCGACAACAGCCTGGACAATCTCGGCCGGCCCACGTCGTTCATCTGGTATGGCCCCCGCTGGGCGCAGGCCGCCACCGCGCCGTCGCGCCTGCACAAGGCGTTCACCACCCAGGGTGGGATCCGGGTGACCGGCTTCGTCACCTGGCCCGGCTTCGCCCGGCAACAACAGATCGGCACCGCGTTCAGCACCGTGATGGACATCGCGCCGACCGTGCTGGAGCTGGCCGGGGCCACGCACCCGGGCACGTCGTACCGCGGCCGCGAGGTGGCCCCGATGCGCGGCCGCTCACTGGTGGACTACCTCACCGGGAACGCGGAGAGCGTGCACGACGCGGGCACCGGCACAGGCTGGGAGCTGTTCGGCCGTCGCGCCATCCGGCAGGGCGACTGGAAGGCGCTGTACCTCCCGGCACCGTACGGGCCGGGCCGCTGGCAACTCTACGACCTGTCTTCCGACCTCGGCGAGATCGACGACCTGGCCGAGGCGCGGCCCGACAAGCTGGCCGAGCTGCTGGCGCTGTGGGATCGCTACGTCGAGGAAACCGGCGTGATCCTGGATCCCATCTCGGTGTACGACGTTCAATTGTGACGGGCCTCGAATAGCTCCACTGAACCGCTGTGCCGCGCAACCGAGACTTCGAGTCCCGCATCCGTGAGCCAGCGCTGCACGTCACCGGCCCGGGGCGTATCCCCGAAAAAGCCAGCCGCCTGCAGCGCCGTCACAAAACGATCCTGGCGCCGGCCGCGACCACGTACACACGTGCTGCCGCGAAGAATCCCACCCGGCTTGAGCACGCGGGCAAGCTCGAAAACCGCCGCTCGCGGGTCGGGAAGACAATGCAGGCCGTTGAAGGTCAATGCCAGGTCAAAGGTGTTGTCCTGGAAGGGCAAGGCTGTGATATCGGCATCGGCGAACTCCATCAGGTCGGCCACCCCCAACTGAGTCGCCCGACTGCGCGCCCGCCTCAGCATGTCCGGGGAAATGTCAGCGGCCACGTAGCGGCAATCCTGCCCAGGGCGCAAGCCGCGAAAGGCAAATCCACCACCGCACGGGATGTCAAGCACGTGGGCGCCGGCGCGAGCTTCACCGACACGCTGAACATCTTCTAGGAGTTCGTGTAACGTCAAGCCCCACAACGCTTTTGCGCCTACCGCAGCGACGCTGTCATGCATTGCGGCCATGTTGTACAACGCCGATGCCACCCGAGCGGCACGCCAGCGGTCCGTTACCTGCCCCATGCACTGACTCTAGCTGGAAACCAAGGTGTGGCGACCTCGGCTGGACAGGCGGGCGATAAGCTCAGCGGCGTGTACGGACCGCAGGGCCGCGATGGCTGATTCCGCGATACGCATCGGCATCCTGGGGGCGGCCAGCATCGCGCCGGTGGCGTTGATCGATCCCGCCAAGGAGAACGCGGAGGTGATCGTCACCGCCGTGGCGGCCCGCGACGTGCCGCGTGCGCGGGCGTTCGCCGCACGACATGACATCCCCACGGTGCACGGGGATTACGGGGCGTTGATCGCCGATCCCGACATCGACGCCATCTACAACCCACTGCCGAACGGCCTACACGGGCGTTGGACCCGGGCCGCACTCGCCGCGGGCAAACACGTGCTGTGTGAAAAGCCGTTCACCGCCAACGCGGCCGAGGCCCGCGAAATCGCCGAGCTGGCAGCGGATTCAGACCGCGTGGTGATGGAGGCCTTCCACTACCGCTACCACCCGTTGACGCTGCGCGCCGAGGAGATCATCGCCTCCGGCGAGCTGGGCACGCTGCGGCATGTGCAGGCCGCGCTCTGTTTCCCGCTGCCGAAGTTCTCCGACATCCGCTACGACTACGCGCTTGCCGGCGGGGCGACGATGGACGCGGGCTGCTACGCGGTGCACATGGCCCGCACGTTCGGCGGGCCCTCCCCGGAAGTCGTCTCGGCGCAGGCCAAACTGCGCGACCCACGGGTCGACCGGGCCATGACCGCCGACCTGCGGTTCCCGGCCGGCCACACCGGGCGGGTGCGCTGCTCGATGTGGTCGCCGCGGCTGCTGCAGATCAGCGCCCGGGTGATCGGCGAACACGGTGAGCTGCGCATCCTGAATCCCGTGCTGCCACAGACTTTCCATCGGCTGTCGGTGCGATCGCGGCGGGGCGAACGGGCGGAACGTTTCGGGCGCCGGGCTTCCTATGCGTATCAACTGGACGCGTTCGCCGCGGCGGTGCTGCGCGGCGAACCGGTGAAGACCACCCCGCAGGACGCGATCGACAACATGACCGTCATCGATGCGATTTATCGCGCCGCAGGTCTCCCGCTGCGTTACCCGAGCTGAACGTCTGCCACAGGCGTCGCCATCACCGTCCGCAGCCCGGTATTGCGGCGTCGTTGTCACATTCTGGGCGTGCAGGGGTTCACCACTATGAACCGTGCAGCGGGAAGGCGTTCGCGATGAATGAGAACGAATGGTTGGCGGGGCAGTTCGAGGAGCACCGCCCCCGGCTTCGCGCGCTGGCGTATCGGATGTTGGGGTCGCATGCCGAGGCCGACGACGCCGTGCAGGACACGTGGCTGCGTCTGAGTCGCGCCGACGACGATCAGATCGATAACCTCGGCGGCTGGTTGACCACCGTGGTGACCCGGGAATGTCTGCACCTGCTGCGCTCCCGCCGAAGCCGCCGGGAGGATCTGATTGGCACTCAGCTGTCGGATCCGATCATCACCGCCGACGAGGGCCTGGACCCCGAGCAGGAAGCGTTAATCGGGGAATCGGTTGGCCTTGCCCTGCTGCTGGTGCTTGACCGGCTGCCTCCCGCCGAACGGGTAGCCTTCGTGCTTCACGATGCGTTCCAGTTGCCGTTCGACGAGATTGCCCGCCTGACCGAACGACAGCCCGCCGCCGCCCGCCAGCTTGCCAGCCGGGCGCGGCGTCGGGTGCGCGACGCCGGTCTGGCCGCAGCGGCGACTGACGTGGCCAGTCACCGCAAGGTTGTCGATGCCTTCTTCGCCGCGGCGCGGGCCGGTGACTTCGACGCACTCGTCAAACTGCTCGATCCAGACATCGTGCTGCGCGCCGACTTCGGTCCCGCCCTGCCACAGGCCGAGTACCGCGGAGCCGCCCAGGTGTCCCGATTTGCCCTTGCCCCCCGCGGTGCCGCACTGCACCCGGTGTTGGTTAATGGTCGAGTCGGGAGATTGGTCACCATCGATGGCCGGCCGGTCGCGATGCTGGTGTTCACGATCGCCGACGACCGCGTCATCGAGATCGACGCTGTCCGCTGGGGCGAGAGCCGCGGTTGACCACATTCGCCGTTCGGCCCGCGGCAGATGAGTGCTTGCCGGTGTCCGCCGTCGAGGATGGCTAGTCGCATTGGGTCTCCTTGGTGCGGCATTTTTCAGCTGCCCGGAGGTCTCGGACCACTCATGAGCGCAGCGTCAAGTGCGGCCAGCGCGCGAGCATGCCGACCACCAATGTGGCAACCGCCGGCGCAACATAAGTCAATGGAACGGGGATGTGTGCGTACCACCGCCGTGATATTGAAATAACCACTGCTCCAGAGAAATACACGATCAGACAAATTGCGGCTAGCACACCGACAGTCGGGACGGCGAGGCCCGCGACCAGGCCGGCGGCACCGGCTGCCTTGGCGGTCGCCAGCCACGGCCACCATGACGGCGGCACCCGCAAGCGCTCGATCGGCTCCATGACAAACTTGCGGCGCGAGGACAGTGCGTAAGAGGAGAAGGCGACCAGCGCGGCGGTCACGATTGTCAGTGTGAAGTACGCAGTGGCCATGGTGCGGCCTCCTTTGCATCTTTTGCGGTTTCACCAGATATGAACCGCCACCACGTGAAAGTGTGACGGCTAATCGAAAAAGGGTGCTGCCCAAAGGTTCGGTCGTGATCAGATCGCGTGGTCCGCAAGGCGGCGGGATGTAGGCCGCATCGTCCACGAGCCGAACGTGAGAGCAAGGAAGACAGCCGGCAGCAACGCGGTGGCGACCGAATCGTGAACCGATAAGTGCGACACAACCGCGCCGGTGTAGACGAAAGTCGCGCCGGCATAGGCCCATTCCTTGAGCCGCGGAAACCGTGGGGTGAGCAGTGCGATACCGCCCAGCGCATACCAGACACCGAGCAACACACTGAAGTAGGTCGGGTAGCCCAAGTGCTGCAGCACCACCCGCGCACGCGGAATCCGGAAGGTATGACCCGCGGCGGCCGCAGAATGTGACCGGCGTTGAACCTGTTGGAACGAAGCTATCCGGTTGCGTCAGGTTTTTCGGGACGGCCCTGTGACAACAAACGGCGGGCGGCCTCGACGCACGGGCGCAGACGGTCGATAGGACTCACCCCGGCCAGCGCGAACGATCTTCGGGGAACCTCGATTTCGATGATGGTGTCACCGGGCAGCGCCGACAGCAGGTCATGCAGCGGAAGTTCCCCCTCACCGGGCACCATCCGCTCGAACATGGCCTCCTCCAGGTAGTTGTCGCCGCGTGGCCGCAGCGTCGTGTCGTTGAGTTGGGCGTAGCCGATGCGCTCGGGGTCGACGGCAGCGAGCTCGGCGGCCCCGGCACCCGACCGCACCAGGTGCATGGTGTCGATCAACATTCGGAAGTCCGGCCGGCCAACGTATTCCGTGGCGGCCAGCGCGGAGCTCAGGTTGCCGATGGTCAGGCCGGGCACCGGTTCGACGACCGTGCCGATATGGCGCTGCGCGGCGAGCTCGGTCAGTGCGGCGAACTGGTCGAGCGTTCGGGGCAGGTCGGGGTCCAGGCTGACCACGTTGATCCGCGGCACAGCGAGCTCGGCCAGCGCGTCGAGGTCGCCGCCCAGCGCGCTCACGTCGGCGCCGGGCCGCACCAGGAAACCGTCGCCGAGCGAGACGCTCACGCCCCGATCGCCCATCGCGGCGAGCAGGTTCTTCCGCAGAACGGCGTCGTCCCGCAACGAGAACGGGGGATAGCCCAGCGGCACCAGCGGCATCCCCTGCACGGCGACCGAGACGTACCGGCAACCCAGGTCCGCGGCCAGATTCACCAATTCGATTGGGGGCAGCCCGAATACGCTGAGCATGCCGATGCCGAGGCGGTCCGCGCGCCCCGAGGCCGTCATCCGGGACGACCTACCAGCTGGGCCAATTGTGCCGCGCCCTGGGCCGTTTGGGTGGTGAGCACGATCCGCCCGGACGTGGCGGGCTGTTCGATGATCGGCGCCTCCAGGACCATGTTGTCCCGGAGGAAGGCCACGTGGTCCTGCAGATGCGCGCCCGTGAATGCGGCCCACGCTGCCGCCGACGGCGGATCCAGCACAAGCGTCAGTTCGTAATAGTCCGCGGTCAACGCCTTTGGCGGGTCGACGCGGACGAGGCCGAGCTGCGTGGTCTCGGGGCCCAACGTGTAAACGGTGGTCCGCCCGATGTCACAGGTGGTGAGGGCGTCGGTCGGCTTAACCGGAGCGTTCGGATCGGTGGCCGGGCACTTCACGGCGGGCGTCGTCGGCTGCGACTTCGTCACCGGACGGACCGGCAGCGGCGCGATCTTCACGACCGGCGGCGGCGGGGGTGACGGCGCGGTCGTGCCGGGCGGCGCGGTGGTCGACGAGGTGGGCGGCGCGGGCTTGTGCGCCTGTTGACAGCCACACAGCGCCGCCGCGAGCAGCCCGGCAGACCCAAGCCAGGCGGCGGCACCACGCGCGCTGAATCGGTGAATCATCGTCAGCGCACTCTACCTGCAGGGGCGTCGATTCCAGGTGCGACGGGAACTCCTGCACCGCAATTTCTTTGGCGCCCGGCGGCGCGCCGCGTCGAAATCGCACAATTCGACGAGGGCTGCCGCAGCGGCCTGGCCTGCACACATGCGGCATTCCGGCGCGCACGGAAACGCGTTCTTTACTGACACTACGAATATAGAGTAAGGTCGCCGTCGAGAAGACTGTCGCCGTCGAGAAGACTATGGATAAACGCCGAAAGCCCAACCCCGCTGAGCGCCGCCGCGATCTGTGCGACGCGGCGATCCAGTTGTTGGCCGATGACGGCGCCAAAGGGCTCAGCCATCTGAAGGTCGACCGCGCCGCCGGTGTGCCGGACGGCACCACGTCGTTCTATTTCCGTACCCGGTCCGCGCTGTTGCGCGCGGTGGCCGAGCGCTCGGCCGAGCTCGACCTCGCCGAACTGCAGGCGATCGCGGACAGCTCGGACGGCGACGGCGGGGATCACGCGCCGTCGCGGTTGTCGCAGGTGGTCATCCAGGCCGGCAGCGATCCGCAGTTGTACCG
This genomic window contains:
- a CDS encoding class II aldolase/adducin family protein, with product MNAPDARRGGLEVWAPSVVPPIGVELSHKQALAIAFRHLAGIGFAENMAGHITWQLDGQTDMLVNPWGLWWQEITASDICVVDGDARVVSGRWDVTPAIHIHTELHRVRDDARVVIHNHPYYACVLAALGRLPELVHQTGSLFLDDLCLVDTYDGEIDSPARAAELAARIGGANLTILANHGVIVTGRNLPEAVYRAASIERVCKLAYDVLLTGRDPVPMNWSDMAGMQRSLIERAADVYWAGAARMTIKADPDVLA
- a CDS encoding amidohydrolase family protein encodes the protein MKSIDELASDLSFTTAKTGAQRSVTFLPDPPRAPRRYTVISVDDHIVEPPDTFTGRLPRKYADRAPRIVETDDGGQTWVYDGKELPNVGFNAVVGRPVSEYGFEPVRFDEMRRGAWDIHARVKDMDLNGIYASLNFPSFLPGFAGQRLQQVTSDRDLALAAVRAWNDWHFDVWAGSYPDRIIPCQLPWLLDPELGAAMIRENAERGFHAVTFSENPAMLGLPSIHTGHWDPLMAACAETGTVVNLHIGSSGSSPSTTADAPPDVQGVLFFAYAISAAVDWLYSGLPSRFPDLKICLSEGGIGWVAGLLDRLDHMLSYHAMYGTWQALGEPLTPAEVLTRNFWFCAVEDKSSFVQRDRIGVDNIMLEADYPHCDSTWPHTQQTIHEQIGDLPADVIRKLSWENASRLYRHPVPAAVQEDPEAF
- a CDS encoding alpha/beta fold hydrolase; its protein translation is MFIEPELITGSNAYRSTNVTPPLRLEAKRDGYVERTVTTSDGVRLAVRDYGSAVAREHTIVLLHGLCLTQASWALQVRHLRRRWGSSVRIITYDHRGHGESTGADMRTYRIDRLADDLAEVLSALRVTGPLTLAGHSMGGMTALAYLGRPAADRPVDPQGLVLVATAAGRLAERGLGRLLNTRATEMLFELVHHIPRRAMDRAVSGLVRPLCGGLIKFSGPDWRGAAALTVSAIRTTPLTTAAGFLPSLKRYDEYHALATIAANTVVVSGGADRTTPTAHARDMAAAIPGATHLHQPDAGHMLLEERPRCVSDAIDRVVGRRAPASQGAAS
- a CDS encoding GbsR/MarR family transcriptional regulator, which gives rise to MFPEEAEFVDRLGLFFELLGATRTMGRVYGWLLICEPPQQSLTELAEVLSVSKASISTVARQLLDGGMVERLPSSNRQHLYRVRPGGFTSVLETQLSLMRLGIEPAEFALSVLGEDRAEQRRRVEDFRDFCEFCTQAYGDQLMQMWNEYRKRKKP
- a CDS encoding class I SAM-dependent methyltransferase; the encoded protein is MTTTDKVDFSSVPWGSVEWTNLVTLYLRAHESRTARPILGDRAAAEAVDRIAYDFKRIHRMSWPGTNQYLVALRARQLDDWCADFLARHPDAVVLHLGCGLDGRAFRLDVPPAVSWFDVDQPGVIGLRRRLYDDSDRYRMIGSSVTELQWLDQVPTGRPTLMIAEGLLMYLHEHEVRRLLQRLTDQFTCGEMHFDTLSALAPLLSKLFTRGIIKWGIRDVREIATWNPRLRFLEQTPVLAGYNRIPSAAVRLIYRLTWLTAGRHYDVLNRFEY
- a CDS encoding NAD(P)H-dependent flavin oxidoreductase, whose protein sequence is MLAQFGMSVPLVAAPMSGGPTTPAMVSAATRAGALGLLAAGYKTVEATEAEIKAVRAESIPFGVNVFAPNPVPVDPQRYRAYAAIVQAEADQFGLTLPPEPIEDNDRFDEKIALLLDDPVPMVSFTFGIPSRDVIAALRRANSVVVQTVTTADEAARAHDAGVDMLAVQAADAGGHSGTLSPHRPLTPVPIVELVKEVVAKVPLPVMATGGLATPGAVAEVIRAGATAAAVGTVLLRATESGASATHQAALVDPAYTETVLTRAFTGRPARGLRNAFIDAHEAEAPAGYPAIHYLTSPLRKAAAAAGKPDYVHLWAGTGYRHATAESAADILRRLASGL
- a CDS encoding arylsulfatase encodes the protein MTRPNFLVIVADDLGFSDIGAFGGEIETPNLDRLAHAGIRLTDFHSAPACSPTRAMLLTGTDHHIAGIGTMLEVASPEFRGAPGYEGYLNDRVVALPELLRDAGYLTLMSGKWHLGATIETSPWARGFERSFALLPAGASHYGGSGARGFSPVPTLYTEDDQFVSVGDDFYSSDSYTDTLLRYLDERAPGDDRPFFAYLPFQAPHWPLQAPDESVAKYRGRYDAGPDALREERLAALKRLGLCPPDVVAHPVVADGAPEWADMTGEQRARSARSMEVYAGMVDRMDYNVGRVIDYLSASGELDNTVIIFMSDNGAEGAIVEAMPLRGPQIVAQIEKHCDNSLDNLGRPTSFIWYGPRWAQAATAPSRLHKAFTTQGGIRVTGFVTWPGFARQQQIGTAFSTVMDIAPTVLELAGATHPGTSYRGREVAPMRGRSLVDYLTGNAESVHDAGTGTGWELFGRRAIRQGDWKALYLPAPYGPGRWQLYDLSSDLGEIDDLAEARPDKLAELLALWDRYVEETGVILDPISVYDVQL